Proteins encoded by one window of Paenibacillus urinalis:
- a CDS encoding MFS transporter has product MSLWTNRNFWFMFLGRVITNIGDSLYAVAAMWLVSELGGSTLYTGLAGFLSIFPRFIQFISGPIIDRISIRRLLIVTQLSQAVILLLIPLADYMGFLTVGLVLIIFPILSSLNMFVYPAQVSALPKFVESKDLSKANSLFTFANQGIDTACNAVSGVIIVAFGAVSIYLLDSVMFVMGTIIFSMIRLPKIPKKESEDTFHLRTFFSNYKVELVEGVRILLSKSVSRLLMGVIVINCVGGATFVVLPEFGRMHGGAEVYGFLLMAQAVGSMLGALLAPYLKLERYGMGKIYAAAFVTSGVLWSVSMLTSNVGIAITIYGLAWFPGGITNILINTYLQKGIPQHLLGRVFSASYSLSGVAMPLGSLAGGILGQFISPAQVMMLSGIIVLLVGIYWFYDRTTRGLPNSKNVNESSLIAENHSLSV; this is encoded by the coding sequence ATGAGTCTGTGGACGAATAGGAACTTCTGGTTTATGTTTCTGGGAAGGGTCATCACGAACATCGGTGACTCTCTGTACGCTGTGGCAGCCATGTGGCTTGTATCGGAGCTCGGAGGATCTACTTTGTATACCGGACTCGCGGGCTTTCTATCTATCTTTCCAAGGTTTATCCAATTCATCTCCGGACCGATCATTGATCGGATATCGATTCGCAGATTATTAATAGTGACACAGCTCTCACAGGCAGTGATCCTGCTGCTCATTCCATTGGCGGATTATATGGGCTTTCTGACCGTAGGCCTTGTCTTGATTATCTTCCCAATTCTATCCTCCCTGAATATGTTCGTATATCCTGCACAAGTATCCGCACTACCCAAATTTGTTGAATCCAAAGACTTATCCAAAGCCAACTCTTTATTCACCTTTGCCAATCAAGGTATTGATACAGCATGTAACGCCGTTTCTGGTGTTATCATTGTCGCTTTCGGTGCAGTATCCATCTACTTGCTGGATTCTGTCATGTTCGTCATGGGAACTATTATCTTCTCCATGATTCGCCTGCCGAAGATTCCTAAGAAGGAATCTGAAGACACTTTCCATCTGCGCACGTTCTTCAGTAATTACAAAGTTGAGCTTGTTGAAGGTGTCAGAATATTGTTAAGTAAATCCGTTTCTCGTCTGCTGATGGGCGTGATCGTGATCAATTGTGTCGGCGGAGCCACGTTCGTTGTACTGCCGGAGTTTGGCAGGATGCATGGTGGAGCTGAGGTTTATGGATTCCTGCTTATGGCGCAGGCTGTCGGCAGTATGCTTGGTGCTCTTCTTGCTCCTTATCTGAAGCTTGAACGATACGGTATGGGCAAAATTTATGCTGCTGCATTTGTAACAAGTGGAGTGCTGTGGTCGGTTTCGATGCTGACCTCTAATGTAGGGATAGCCATCACGATTTATGGACTCGCATGGTTTCCTGGGGGCATAACGAATATTCTAATCAATACGTATCTTCAAAAAGGAATCCCGCAGCATCTGCTTGGTCGTGTGTTCTCTGCCTCTTATAGTCTAAGTGGAGTAGCCATGCCGCTTGGGTCATTGGCAGGAGGAATTCTGGGCCAATTCATCAGTCCAGCACAAGTGATGATGTTAAGCGGGATTATTGTGCTCTTGGTCGGGATCTATTGGTTCTATGATAGAACGACCCGGGGGCTGCCCAATTCTAAGAATGTCAACGAGAGCTCACTGATTGCCGAGAATCATTCGTTATCTGTTTAG
- a CDS encoding MerR family transcriptional regulator, whose translation MLIAEVSEKFKLTPDTLRYYERVGLIPPVNRNKSGIRDYTEEDCKWVEFIKCMRGSGLPVEALIEYVSLFQQGDETLESRKGLLMEQRMQLHTKFEEMKRLLERLDVKILRYEETILKKEQGLNRSGGI comes from the coding sequence GTGTTGATCGCAGAGGTGAGTGAGAAGTTTAAATTAACGCCAGATACGCTTCGCTACTATGAAAGAGTCGGGCTTATTCCACCCGTCAACCGTAACAAGAGCGGAATCAGAGATTATACAGAAGAAGACTGTAAATGGGTGGAGTTTATTAAGTGTATGCGCGGTTCAGGGCTACCGGTAGAAGCACTGATTGAATATGTAAGTCTGTTCCAGCAGGGAGATGAGACACTGGAATCCAGAAAAGGATTGTTGATGGAACAGCGTATGCAGCTTCATACGAAATTTGAAGAAATGAAACGATTGCTGGAACGTTTGGATGTTAAAATATTGAGATATGAGGAAACCATTCTAAAGAAAGAACAAGGGTTGAACCGATCCGGCGGTATTTAA
- a CDS encoding ArsR/SmtB family transcription factor, with the protein MSDNNMLNVSIEQSKLLGNALRVKIIGQLTTTPRTAKQVADLLGESGGNVHYHITKLYEGGLLDLVEEKKIGGVTEKYYQSRSKWFNSSSPEALDPVISAGYSSKKSTTINLRLMLTKEQEAELTEEFKVFLEQWVQKTSGKQENGEYEEFSIGVMIKSVESQDDQPVEKETKE; encoded by the coding sequence ATGAGTGATAACAACATGCTGAATGTTTCTATTGAGCAATCCAAGCTGCTTGGCAATGCGCTTCGGGTGAAGATTATAGGGCAATTGACCACGACCCCCAGAACGGCAAAGCAAGTAGCAGACCTGTTGGGTGAGTCGGGTGGGAACGTGCATTATCACATCACTAAGCTGTACGAAGGGGGATTACTCGACCTCGTGGAGGAGAAGAAGATCGGCGGTGTTACAGAGAAGTACTACCAATCTAGATCAAAATGGTTTAATTCATCATCTCCAGAGGCCCTCGATCCAGTAATCAGTGCAGGCTATTCATCCAAAAAATCAACGACGATCAATCTTCGGCTCATGTTGACTAAAGAGCAGGAAGCAGAGCTGACAGAAGAATTCAAGGTCTTTCTTGAGCAATGGGTTCAGAAGACATCGGGTAAACAAGAGAATGGCGAATATGAAGAGTTCAGTATCGGTGTGATGATCAAATCTGTTGAGTCACAGGATGATCAGCCTGTGGAGAAGGAGACAAAGGAATGA
- a CDS encoding ATP-binding protein, with protein MLKTEYIDVLSVISHKLYDSAANVMNTASKLIPANTFCIANLDHLSTKVLKSFNRDKLILEEGLVVDNAESYCALVTEHAQGPLIIDNNLTHPLTKDMDATQFVGGCSFIGVPIRNEKGEFYGSLCSFDPGFYRYQQRDVDLLLSLSSFYTDLLELETTLDRLQIAEQAAEQVLDNKKNLLAVLSHEIRTPMNGVLGMADLLKSTELNEDQALYVNVIEESGNHLLNMMDQILEYSKMEAGAISIENHPFQLSEVIEHVIQLFTPEAQKKGIRLYAEYHVSQDLVLHGDSQKTRQILINLLGNAIKFTEQGEVGISVRFEDGAENASNICFEVRDTGVGIPADRIDLLFKSFSQIHTNQGKFGGAGLGLSICKHLAELMGGSVWLEETSERGSRFIFKFCSCAAS; from the coding sequence ATGTTAAAAACAGAGTACATTGATGTTCTCTCAGTGATCTCACATAAGCTGTATGATTCTGCTGCGAATGTGATGAATACAGCCAGTAAGCTCATACCCGCTAACACGTTTTGTATAGCGAACCTGGATCACCTATCTACAAAAGTGCTCAAATCCTTTAATCGAGACAAGCTTATTCTTGAAGAAGGGCTGGTCGTCGATAATGCAGAGTCGTATTGTGCTCTCGTTACCGAGCATGCTCAGGGACCGCTCATCATTGATAATAATCTGACCCATCCTTTAACCAAGGATATGGATGCCACTCAATTCGTTGGGGGCTGCTCGTTCATCGGGGTGCCTATACGGAATGAGAAGGGGGAATTTTATGGGTCCCTCTGTTCCTTTGATCCTGGATTCTACCGCTATCAGCAGCGAGATGTTGATCTTCTCCTCTCCCTGTCTTCCTTCTATACCGATCTTCTTGAGCTTGAGACCACCCTTGACCGGTTACAGATCGCCGAGCAAGCTGCCGAGCAGGTTCTCGATAATAAAAAAAATCTGCTGGCCGTGCTCAGTCATGAAATCCGTACACCGATGAATGGGGTGCTGGGTATGGCCGACTTGCTCAAATCAACCGAATTGAATGAGGATCAAGCTCTATACGTCAATGTTATAGAAGAGAGCGGCAATCATCTGCTGAACATGATGGACCAGATATTGGAGTATTCTAAGATGGAAGCCGGCGCCATTTCAATCGAAAATCATCCTTTTCAACTAAGTGAAGTCATTGAGCATGTTATACAGCTGTTCACTCCCGAAGCACAGAAAAAGGGAATTCGATTATATGCTGAATACCATGTAAGTCAGGATTTAGTACTGCATGGAGACAGTCAGAAGACACGTCAAATCTTGATTAACCTACTTGGAAACGCCATCAAGTTCACCGAGCAGGGTGAAGTCGGTATCTCTGTCCGATTTGAGGATGGAGCAGAGAATGCCTCGAATATTTGTTTTGAAGTAAGAGATACAGGGGTTGGTATCCCTGCGGATCGAATCGATCTTCTCTTCAAATCCTTCTCCCAAATCCATACCAACCAAGGTAAATTCGGAGGAGCAGGACTTGGGCTGTCCATTTGCAAGCACCTGGCTGAATTAATGGGCGGATCGGTGTGGCTTGAAGAAACGAGCGAGCGCGGAAGCCGGTTTATATTTAAATTTTGCAGCTGCGCAGCCTCATAA